The Thermodesulfovibrionales bacterium genomic interval AGTCTATTTCCCATCTTCTCTGTGACAGAAGAACCACGGGGCAGGCGATTGATAAGGAAATCACTGTCGCGTCACGGCGTTTGATATTTCCTTTTCACAGGGGTAAAATACCCGAAGCTCTCGGTGCTCGTCTATGGTGATACGTTTGTCAGAACGCACCGTGACATTCTTCAGAGCGATGCACCCGATTCGACAGAGCTGGGGATTCATGGATTTGCAGGCATGTTCAATAATCAATACGAGGTTCTCCTATGAACGATGAGGATAAGACGAAGGATGAACTCATAAAGGAGTTGGTGCTTTTGCGCCGGCAACTCGGGGGGTTCAGGGCATTCGAGATAGAGCGCAAACTCGCTGAGGAGGCACTCAGCGAAAGTGAGGAGAAGTTTCGGTCCCTCGTTGAGTCTACGGATGACTCGATATACCTGGTAGACAGAAACTACCGATATCTCTATATGAACAGGAAGCACATGTCACGGATGGGTTTCGGAGGAGAAGAATATATCGGCAGGATGTACGGTGATTTTCACACCGATGAGGAGACAAGAAACTTTGTTGAAGAGATCAGGAGAGTATTTGAAACAGCAGAGCCCGCCCAGCATGAACACAGAAGCAAGAGGGACGACAAGTATTTTCTTCGGACCCTAAGCCCTGTTAAGGGACCCGAGGGGAAAACGATAGCGGTGAGTGTTGTCTCGAAAAACATCACGACCCTGAAGCTCATGGAGGAGGAGAGAGAAAGGCTTATTGCGGAACTCCAGGAAGCCCTCGCAAACATCAAGACACTGAAGGGGCTGATCCCTATTTGTGCCTGGTGCAAAAAAGTCCGCGACGACAAGGGCTATTGGGACGAAATCGAAACCTACGTCAGAAGACATTCCGAAGCTGACTTCACCCACGGCATTTGTGCCACATGTTTGGAAGAACTCGAGGCGAAAGAGAATCGGAAAGATAAGGAAAAGGAATAATTCGTTATAAGAGCGGGGACTTTGTCATTTTGCACGTTTCAAGCCGAGGGCAGCTTCTTCCTTTGCACCGCACTGCCCATAATTGATATACTTCTCAAGAATTACTCAGAGCTGTCGAGAAACATACCGTGTCTTACGAGAATATCAAGGTTATAGCTCATTCAGGATATCGGGGTGACGAAAGCCCGCGAGCTTTTTTCATGCGTGGTGAAAGAATCGCCGTTGTCGAAATCTTGGACATGTGGATCGAAGAAGA includes:
- a CDS encoding PAS domain-containing protein, coding for MNDEDKTKDELIKELVLLRRQLGGFRAFEIERKLAEEALSESEEKFRSLVESTDDSIYLVDRNYRYLYMNRKHMSRMGFGGEEYIGRMYGDFHTDEETRNFVEEIRRVFETAEPAQHEHRSKRDDKYFLRTLSPVKGPEGKTIAVSVVSKNITTLKLMEEERERLIAELQEALANIKTLKGLIPICAWCKKVRDDKGYWDEIETYVRRHSEADFTHGICATCLEELEAKENRKDKEKE